Proteins encoded together in one Coffea arabica cultivar ET-39 chromosome 2c, Coffea Arabica ET-39 HiFi, whole genome shotgun sequence window:
- the LOC113725755 gene encoding protein NUCLEAR FUSION DEFECTIVE 4-like, which translates to MVFAGNYGGGGGCSNMRGFAVQVITSRWFMIFATIFIMAAAGATYMFGLYSQEIKTTLGYDQSTLNLLSFFKDLGSNVGVLSGLINEVTPPWVVLSMGAVLNFFGYFMIWLAVTKRISKPQVWHMCLYICIGGNSQSFANTGALVTAVKNFPESRGVVLGLLKGFVGLSGAIITQLYHAVYVDDTKSLILMIAWLPTVVSFAFLRTIRIMKVVRIKHELKVFYRVLYISLGLAGFLMVMIILQNRFKFSHSEFSISGVVVIILLFLPIAVVIQEELDTWRKKKAALDGISQLKVITENPSPDQAAATDYQPKSTEEQVELPSSSAVKNTTEQQPTTEIQEVSCWRTAFRPPNRGEDFTILQALFSMDMFILFLATICGVGGTLTAIDNLGQIGASLGYPKRSISTFVSLVSIWNYLGRVVSGFVSEHFLTKYKFPRTLMLTIILVISCTGHLLIAFGVSNGLYVASVIIGFCFGAQWPLLFAIISELFGLKYYSTLYNFGSVASPIGSYLLNVRVAGHLYDREAERQLNALGLKRKHGEDLNCDGVECFKLAFIIITAVTVFGALISLILVSRTRNFYKGDIYKKFREEAKAAETEMALPGNGTVVPSRNKE; encoded by the coding sequence ATGGTGTTTGCTGGCAATtatggtggaggtggtggctgCTCAAACATGCGCGGCTTTGCCGTCCAGGTCATCACCAGCCGGTGGTTCATGATCTTTGCCACCATTTTCATCATGGCTGCCGCTGGTGCAACATACATGTTTGGCCTTTACTCACAAGAGATCAAAACAACCCTTGGCTATGACCAAAGTACACTCAATTTACTCAGTTTTTTCAAAGACTTGGGATCTAATGTTGGTGTCCTCTCAGGCCTAATCAATGAAGTCACCCCACCATGGGTTGTACTGTCAATGGGTGCAGTCCTGAATTTCTTTGGCTACTTCATGATTTGGTTAGCCGTGACCAAAAGAATATCCAAACCCCAAGTGTGGCACATGTGCTTGTACATTTGTATTGGTGGAAATTCTCAGTCATTTGCCAATACAGGAGCCCTGGTCACAGCAGTCAAGAACTTCCCGGAAAGCCGGGGAGTTGTGCTTGGACTTCTCAAAGGTTTTGTTGGCCTAAGTGGTGCAATCATCACTCAACTCTATCATGCAGTGTATGTTGATGATACCAAGTCTTTGATCTTGATGATTGCCTGGCTTCCAACAGTTGTTTCCTTCGCTTTCCTTCGAACAATCCGAATCATGAAGGTCGTTCGAATCAAACACGAGCTGAAAGTCTTCTACAGAGTTTTGTATATCTCACTTGGGCTCGCTGGATTTCTCATGGTAATGATTATACTCCAGAACAGGTTTAAATTCAGCCATAGTGAGTTTAGCATCAGTGGTGTTGTCGTCATTATTTTGCTTTTTTTACCAATTGCCGTTGTTATTCAAGAAGAGCTTGATacgtggaggaaaaagaaagctgccCTGGATGGTATATCTCAGCTGAAAGTTATCACTGAGAATCCCAGTCCTGATCAGGCTGCTGCAACTGATTATCAGCCAAAATCAACAGAAGAGCAAGTGGAATTACCATCTTCGTCCGCAGTTAAAAATACTACAGAGCAACAACCTACCACAGAAATCCAGGAAGTATCTTGCTGGAGAACTGCTTTCAGGCCACCAAATAGAGGTGAGGATTTCACCATACTTCAGGCACTCTTCAGTATGGATATGTTCATCCTCTTTCTGGCAACAATTTGTGGTGTTGGAGGTACTTTGACGGCAATTGACAACTTGGGTCAGATTGGAGCTTCACTCGGCTACCCCAAAAGAAGCATTAGCACATTTGTGTCACTCGTGAGTATTTGGAATTATCTAGGAAGAGTGGTTTCAGGTTTCGTATCTGAGCACTTTTTAACCAAGTACAAATTTCCTCGTACCCTGATGCTTACAATCATATTAGTCATATCCTGCACAGGCCATCTTCTCATAGCTTTTGGTGTCTCAAATGGGCTATACGTTGCATCAGTAATCATAGGATTTTGCTTTGGCGCTCAATGGCCACTACTTTTTGCTATAATTTCTGAACTTTTTGGCCTCAAATATTACTCCACTCTCTACAATTTTGGCTCCGTGGCCAGTCCAATTGGCTCGTATCTCCTCAATGTGAGGGTCGCTGGACATCTATACGACAGGGAAGCTGAGAGGCAGCTCAACGCGTTGGGACTGAAGAGGAAGCACGGAGAAGATCTGAATTGCGATGGAGTAGAGTGCTTCAAATTGGCCTTCATCATCATTACTGCAGTAACAGTTTTTGGAGCGCTGATTTCATTGATTTTGGTGTCGAGGACTAGAAACTTTTACAAGGGCGACATCTATAAGAAATTCAGGGAGGAAGCCAAGGCGGCCGAGACTGAAATGGCATTGCCCGGAAATGGCACCGTTGTTCCGAGCCGTAACAAGGAATAG